The following proteins are encoded in a genomic region of Paenibacillus sp. FSL H3-0469:
- a CDS encoding thiamine pyrophosphate-binding protein, with protein sequence MDVLKTVADYMAEALHNLGVTHSFGIIGKSICPIALKMVDYGIEFIPGRHESSSGFAAGGYALKTGSLGVAFGTSGPGGTNLLTAAAHAKANNLPVLFITGHQSIKELGIPQCQDSTSYLADLADMFRPATLFSKLVERGDHFSTIFNHALSIALGDRKGPVHLCIPFDVQTERLAECRIVLPEREGLVSYQNYDRVISAINQSVSPLIIAGKGVNRSGAHQELVQLAETFNIPVVTSPGGKGAIAYDHPLYHGPVGVGGSPHGDELLNNSDLFIVLGSRLSDMTICNLKPENHPQQLIQFDVDPTFVGKILTSSTIAVGGDLRDNLALYLQKLDPSAVTKHEINISNDYNDELPVLAGLSLASVMSTMSEQIPYNSSVFVDDGSHGFNAVKWFNVRRPGSFIFDAYFACMGNSIGMAIGAKTASPGETVFCITGDGCFMMLGAEINTAVCKDIPVIFIVVNNMQLDMALKGMEKTTGRIDGTIFEVPMDAVKFAESLGAAGFRCETQEEFAAAIREAIALNKTSVIELLTDRDEMPPTAHRTLDLT encoded by the coding sequence GTGGATGTTCTGAAGACAGTTGCAGATTATATGGCGGAAGCATTGCACAATCTGGGAGTCACTCATTCTTTTGGAATCATAGGCAAATCTATTTGCCCCATCGCTTTGAAAATGGTTGACTACGGCATAGAGTTCATCCCCGGCCGGCACGAATCCAGCTCCGGCTTCGCCGCTGGCGGTTATGCTCTGAAGACCGGCAGCCTCGGGGTAGCCTTCGGCACTTCCGGTCCGGGCGGAACGAATCTTCTCACCGCTGCAGCGCATGCCAAGGCCAATAATCTTCCCGTCCTCTTCATCACCGGCCATCAGTCCATCAAGGAGCTGGGCATTCCCCAATGCCAGGATTCCACTTCTTATCTGGCTGATTTGGCGGATATGTTCCGGCCGGCCACCCTCTTCAGCAAGCTTGTTGAACGCGGCGATCACTTCAGCACGATTTTCAACCATGCCCTATCCATCGCCCTCGGTGACCGGAAAGGTCCGGTCCATCTCTGCATTCCGTTTGATGTGCAGACAGAGCGGCTCGCGGAATGCCGGATTGTTCTGCCGGAGCGCGAGGGACTAGTCAGTTATCAGAACTATGACCGGGTCATCTCGGCGATTAATCAATCCGTCAGCCCTCTGATCATTGCCGGTAAAGGCGTCAACCGCTCCGGGGCCCATCAGGAACTGGTGCAGCTGGCCGAAACCTTCAACATTCCTGTAGTCACCTCTCCAGGCGGCAAAGGCGCCATAGCTTATGATCACCCGCTCTACCACGGTCCTGTCGGCGTCGGCGGCTCCCCGCACGGCGATGAATTGCTGAACAACAGCGACCTGTTCATTGTTCTGGGCTCCCGTCTCAGCGATATGACTATCTGTAACCTGAAGCCGGAGAATCATCCGCAGCAGCTGATCCAGTTCGATGTAGATCCAACCTTTGTCGGCAAAATACTCACCTCATCCACCATCGCTGTCGGCGGAGACTTAAGGGACAACCTGGCACTGTATCTTCAGAAGCTGGACCCCTCTGCGGTCACCAAGCATGAAATTAATATTTCCAATGATTACAATGACGAGCTGCCCGTGCTGGCGGGACTATCTCTGGCTTCGGTAATGAGCACGATGAGCGAACAAATCCCCTACAACAGCAGCGTGTTCGTAGATGACGGCAGCCATGGGTTCAATGCTGTGAAATGGTTCAATGTCCGCAGGCCCGGCAGCTTCATATTTGATGCCTACTTTGCCTGCATGGGCAATTCAATTGGCATGGCCATCGGCGCCAAGACTGCCTCTCCCGGAGAGACCGTCTTCTGTATAACCGGTGACGGCTGTTTTATGATGCTCGGTGCTGAAATAAACACGGCCGTTTGCAAGGATATTCCGGTGATTTTCATCGTGGTGAACAATATGCAGCTGGATATGGCGCTCAAGGGCATGGAGAAAACGACCGGCCGGATTGACGGTACGATCTTCGAGGTTCCGATGGATGCTGTGAAATTCGCCGAATCATTGGGAGCAGCCGGCTTCCGCTGTGAGACGCAGGAGGAGTTCGCCGCCGCAATCCGCGAGGCTATCGCGCTTAACAAGACCTCTGTCATTGAGCTGCTGACTGACCGTGATGAGATGCCTCCCACGGCTCACCGCACGCTGGATCTTACGTAA
- a CDS encoding SDR family NAD(P)-dependent oxidoreductase: MTNLQGKVALVTGGSRGAGRGIALELAKAGAYVYTTGRNAGMPQAHARTLEGVLAEIRRLGGDGAVIRCDHTNDSETEAVIRQISTEQGRLDILVNNVWGGNSLAIGNEPFWEQPVQHWDHMFTAGVRAQLMTNYYAIPLMRSEGTGAGKLIVHTTFWDEYKYTGNFYYDLSKNALVRMAYGLSLEVAADGIAVIPVSPGWMRTELVLDSFGTDEEHWQEEEGLRTTESTAYIGRAVAALAADPEVISMTGVPQKVGDLARKYGFTDTDGRQVPAYQIS, from the coding sequence ATGACTAATTTGCAAGGGAAAGTGGCATTGGTAACAGGAGGGAGCAGGGGGGCAGGCAGAGGCATTGCGCTGGAGCTGGCGAAGGCTGGCGCCTATGTATACACTACAGGCAGGAATGCCGGTATGCCGCAGGCACACGCAAGAACGCTTGAAGGGGTGCTGGCTGAGATCCGCCGGTTAGGCGGGGACGGAGCCGTGATCCGCTGTGATCATACGAATGATAGCGAGACAGAAGCTGTAATCCGGCAGATTAGCACAGAGCAGGGCAGACTGGATATTCTGGTCAATAACGTCTGGGGCGGCAATAGTCTCGCTATCGGGAATGAACCGTTCTGGGAGCAGCCGGTGCAGCATTGGGATCATATGTTCACTGCCGGGGTCCGGGCACAGTTAATGACCAATTATTATGCTATACCTCTAATGCGCAGCGAAGGAACGGGGGCGGGTAAATTAATCGTTCATACGACCTTCTGGGATGAGTATAAATACACCGGAAACTTCTATTATGATCTGTCCAAAAATGCGCTGGTGCGCATGGCCTACGGATTATCCCTAGAAGTGGCTGCGGACGGCATCGCAGTGATCCCCGTCTCTCCCGGCTGGATGCGGACCGAGCTGGTCCTGGACAGCTTCGGTACAGATGAAGAACACTGGCAGGAGGAGGAGGGGCTGAGGACCACCGAATCAACAGCCTATATCGGACGGGCAGTTGCAGCGCTTGCTGCTGATCCTGAAGTGATATCCATGACGGGTGTTCCACAGAAGGTTGGGGACCTGGCACGGAAATATGGCTTTACGGACACCGACGGCCGGCAGGTGCCGGCCTACCAAATTTCATAG
- a CDS encoding methyl-accepting chemotaxis protein: MDWMNKLPLKQKIVTGCYLVAALFAVPVLITLILMDRLLVGIILVAVLAALTYPLARFIERTLTSSFEDISNVTHTIAKGDFTSRADENGSMGDISRSFNTMIDKLKKILTDASQITRQVMDASRGIEDKNQNLKFVMAQVASSSNELALGANEISVDIADMTESIKDIEIKVSNYTNSTKEMNRRSVHTLELVEQGRQSVDTQAEGMRKNIQATQKVADTIEALSQNARGITMITKTITEIAEQTNLLSLNASIEAARAGEHGRGFAVVAQEVRKLAEESTASTKEVFGLVRSIEADIKQAIDNIAINEEVVQVQNEMITETANIFAQIVHSVQYITEQIASFSAESDLMLESALKISGAIENISAITQETAAGTEEVSAAMNEQIHALQSVAEETEKMTSAVFNLQKTIHIFKF, encoded by the coding sequence ATGGACTGGATGAACAAGCTGCCGTTGAAACAAAAAATCGTCACCGGATGTTACTTGGTGGCCGCTTTATTCGCTGTCCCTGTCTTAATCACGCTAATCCTGATGGACAGGCTGCTCGTCGGCATTATTCTTGTCGCCGTCCTGGCAGCGCTGACATACCCGCTCGCGCGCTTCATTGAGAGAACGCTTACATCTTCATTTGAGGATATCTCCAATGTGACGCACACGATTGCCAAAGGCGACTTCACCAGCCGTGCCGACGAGAATGGCTCCATGGGCGACATTAGCCGCTCCTTCAACACCATGATTGACAAGCTCAAAAAAATCCTCACCGATGCCTCACAGATTACCCGTCAGGTTATGGACGCCAGCCGCGGGATTGAAGACAAGAATCAGAACCTGAAGTTTGTAATGGCTCAGGTGGCCTCCTCCTCCAATGAACTGGCTCTAGGTGCTAACGAAATCTCGGTGGATATCGCTGATATGACCGAATCGATCAAGGATATCGAAATCAAGGTCTCCAATTATACGAATTCCACCAAGGAAATGAATAGAAGGTCTGTACATACGCTGGAATTGGTAGAACAGGGACGGCAATCGGTGGATACCCAAGCCGAAGGCATGCGCAAGAACATCCAGGCTACCCAGAAGGTGGCGGATACGATTGAAGCCCTATCGCAGAACGCACGCGGCATTACGATGATAACCAAGACGATTACCGAAATTGCCGAACAGACTAATCTGCTGTCGCTCAATGCCTCTATTGAAGCTGCCCGCGCAGGCGAGCATGGCCGGGGATTCGCAGTTGTTGCCCAGGAGGTCCGTAAGCTGGCCGAGGAATCCACCGCTTCCACCAAAGAGGTGTTCGGACTGGTCCGCAGCATTGAAGCGGATATCAAGCAGGCCATCGATAATATCGCCATTAACGAAGAGGTAGTTCAGGTACAGAATGAGATGATAACAGAAACGGCTAACATCTTTGCTCAAATTGTGCATAGTGTCCAATACATAACCGAGCAGATCGCTTCCTTCTCCGCAGAGAGTGACCTTATGCTGGAGAGCGCACTCAAGATCTCCGGGGCAATCGAGAATATCTCAGCCATTACCCAGGAGACCGCCGCAGGGACCGAAGAGGTATCCGCAGCGATGAACGAACAGATTCACGCGCTGCAATCCGTGGCTGAGGAGACAGAGAAGATGACCTCCGCAGTCTTCAACCTGCAAAAAACAATTCATATTTTCAAATTCTAG
- a CDS encoding YafY family protein produces MRADRLITIVQLLQSRGKISSKELAQTLEVSERTIFRDMEALSFSGIPVLAERGREGGWKLAEGYRNSLSGMNTKEIAALLVPADPAILRALGIQEEFSSAARKLQAAATRQPLTPFSFLSQRIHIDGAGWHSSGETYPCLPALQEALWENLRVSITYLRGEDAAERLVAPLGLVVKRGVWYLVAGHDSELRTYRVSRITEAKVTNESFEQPEDFVLSEYWETSTAAFKSALPRYPASLLVRDHTMKELQRERYVALLHQEPSEAPGWIRAEAEFNTPESACRIILSLGQGIKVTAPPELADTVASALREAAALYDF; encoded by the coding sequence ATGAGAGCGGATCGCCTGATCACTATTGTTCAACTTTTACAGAGCCGCGGGAAAATCAGCTCCAAAGAGCTGGCACAAACGCTGGAGGTATCCGAACGCACGATCTTCCGGGATATGGAGGCGCTCAGCTTCTCCGGCATTCCTGTGCTGGCGGAGCGCGGCCGGGAAGGCGGCTGGAAGCTGGCGGAAGGCTACCGGAATTCGCTGAGCGGAATGAACACCAAGGAGATTGCCGCGCTGCTGGTGCCCGCTGATCCGGCGATTCTGCGCGCTCTGGGCATTCAGGAGGAATTCTCCTCGGCCGCCCGCAAGCTGCAGGCCGCTGCTACCAGGCAGCCCCTAACCCCCTTCAGCTTCCTCAGCCAGCGGATTCACATCGACGGAGCCGGGTGGCATTCCTCCGGGGAGACCTATCCCTGCCTACCCGCTTTGCAGGAAGCCTTATGGGAGAACCTCAGGGTGAGCATCACCTATCTGCGCGGGGAGGACGCTGCCGAGCGGCTGGTTGCACCGCTGGGACTGGTAGTCAAGCGCGGCGTCTGGTACTTGGTCGCGGGGCATGACAGCGAGCTGCGGACCTACCGGGTCTCCAGAATCACTGAGGCCAAAGTCACAAATGAGTCTTTTGAGCAGCCTGAGGATTTCGTCCTGTCTGAGTACTGGGAGACCTCCACCGCCGCGTTCAAGTCTGCCTTGCCCCGGTATCCCGCCAGCCTGCTTGTCAGGGACCACACGATGAAGGAGCTGCAGCGGGAACGATACGTCGCCCTGTTGCACCAGGAGCCTTCTGAGGCCCCTGGCTGGATCAGGGCCGAGGCCGAGTTCAACACGCCGGAGTCTGCGTGCCGGATCATCTTGTCCTTGGGTCAAGGCATCAAAGTGACCGCACCGCCTGAGCTTGCAGATACGGTTGCTTCGGCTCTGCGGGAAGCGGCAGCATTATACGATTTTTAA
- a CDS encoding 3-oxoacyl-[acyl-carrier-protein] synthase III C-terminal domain-containing protein — protein sequence MAGIRIKDIDIYHPDKRIGNEFFIQHFDDKGIDIRGLLATLGRENRYSIDSPDENSLTMAFEAASNVLEKTGLTGPDIDLIAYASQTPEYIFPTNSLMIHRLINGASHTICIDSNANCAGMTASVEQVSRQMMANPRIRRALVIGSDYVAPHADKNDPVYYANFGDAAAAVILERDEHSVGFIDSIYQTDTCVYGNSLFPAEGLAKLGRTGVAAGEFNVKFIPFDDSICVDAASESINILLSNNGIAPESVKAACFSQLSLPNIQAVSGKTGINPEAAVYIGDEFGYTSTSSPFIALHKAVTTGQLERGDKVLFWTVGAGWQNVAFVMEY from the coding sequence ATGGCGGGGATTCGCATTAAGGACATTGATATCTACCATCCAGACAAAAGAATCGGCAATGAGTTTTTCATTCAGCATTTTGATGACAAAGGTATTGATATCCGCGGACTGCTGGCTACTCTGGGCCGTGAAAACCGCTACAGCATCGACAGCCCGGATGAGAACTCCCTGACAATGGCTTTTGAAGCCGCAAGTAATGTTCTGGAGAAGACCGGTCTTACCGGCCCTGACATTGACCTGATCGCTTATGCAAGCCAGACCCCTGAATATATATTTCCTACGAACTCATTGATGATTCACCGCCTGATTAACGGGGCTTCGCATACCATCTGTATTGACAGCAATGCCAACTGTGCCGGAATGACCGCCTCCGTTGAGCAGGTCAGCCGCCAGATGATGGCGAACCCGAGAATCCGCCGCGCTCTGGTCATCGGCTCTGATTACGTGGCGCCTCATGCGGACAAGAATGATCCGGTATATTACGCGAACTTCGGTGATGCCGCTGCGGCGGTCATTCTGGAGCGCGATGAGCATTCGGTCGGCTTCATTGACTCTATCTACCAGACAGACACCTGTGTGTACGGCAACTCTCTGTTCCCGGCAGAAGGCCTGGCTAAGCTCGGACGCACCGGTGTTGCCGCAGGAGAGTTCAATGTGAAGTTCATTCCGTTCGATGATTCCATCTGCGTGGACGCTGCTTCCGAATCGATTAACATTCTGCTGAGCAACAACGGGATTGCCCCTGAATCGGTTAAGGCCGCCTGCTTCTCACAGCTGTCTCTTCCGAACATCCAGGCTGTCTCCGGCAAAACCGGCATTAACCCTGAGGCCGCAGTCTACATAGGCGATGAGTTCGGCTATACCTCGACCAGCAGCCCGTTCATCGCCCTTCACAAAGCCGTCACTACCGGGCAGCTTGAACGCGGAGACAAGGTCCTGTTCTGGACCGTTGGCGCCGGATGGCAGAATGTCGCATTTGTAATGGAGTACTAA
- the serA gene encoding phosphoglycerate dehydrogenase, translated as MFKVLVSDPISDLGIQQLMDASDVTVDKKTGLSEDELVAIIGEYDGLLVRSQTTVTDKIIAAGTNLKVIGRAGVGVDNIKLESATQRGVVVINAPDGNTITTCEHAFAMMMALARHIPQAYAKTISGVWDRKTFLGVELRGKTLGVLGMGRIGSEVAKRAKAFGMSILAYDPFLTADRAEKMEVKLASVDDIVRGADFITVHTPLTPETRHMISRPQFEVMKKGMRIINCARGGVIDEMALVEAIDSGIVAGAAFDVFEKEPPEADHPFLTNPKIIVTPHLGASTIEAQENVAIDVSEQVLHILRNEPFINAVNIPPVAPSVMNKLQPYFTLGEKLGSFATQITDGAIREIHVEYAGDLSDVDTQPLTRYVVKGVLTRHFAGDVNIVNSMHLAKTRDVNVVVTKASKTKGFTNLITVTLKAEHDEERLVAGTLLQGYGERIVKVNKFPVDIAPEGHQLVISHNDKPGIIGLVGTLLGENGVNIASMQVGRTIIGGAAIMLLTVDKGVPKEVLVKLAGLPEINTAEEIILL; from the coding sequence ATGTTTAAAGTATTAGTATCGGACCCGATCAGCGATCTGGGCATTCAGCAATTGATGGACGCAAGCGATGTGACTGTAGACAAGAAAACAGGACTAAGTGAAGATGAGCTAGTTGCAATCATTGGCGAATATGACGGCTTACTCGTTCGCAGCCAGACTACTGTAACGGACAAAATTATCGCAGCCGGTACTAATCTCAAGGTTATCGGCCGGGCCGGAGTCGGCGTGGACAACATCAAGCTGGAGTCCGCCACGCAGCGCGGTGTAGTTGTTATCAACGCTCCGGACGGCAACACCATTACGACCTGTGAACATGCTTTTGCCATGATGATGGCCTTGGCCCGTCATATTCCTCAAGCCTATGCGAAGACCATTTCCGGTGTATGGGACAGAAAGACCTTCCTCGGCGTCGAGCTGCGCGGCAAGACACTGGGCGTACTCGGCATGGGCCGGATCGGCAGCGAGGTGGCCAAGCGCGCCAAAGCCTTCGGCATGAGCATCCTGGCCTATGACCCGTTCCTGACGGCTGACCGTGCAGAGAAAATGGAAGTGAAGCTGGCTTCGGTAGACGACATTGTGCGCGGGGCAGACTTCATCACGGTTCACACACCGCTCACACCGGAGACCCGCCACATGATCTCCCGTCCGCAATTTGAAGTCATGAAAAAAGGCATGCGTATCATCAACTGTGCCCGCGGCGGTGTTATCGATGAAATGGCGCTCGTAGAAGCGATTGACAGCGGCATTGTGGCCGGCGCTGCATTCGACGTGTTCGAGAAGGAGCCGCCTGAAGCAGACCACCCGTTCCTTACAAATCCGAAGATTATCGTGACCCCGCATCTGGGTGCTTCGACGATTGAAGCCCAGGAGAACGTGGCGATCGATGTATCGGAGCAGGTCCTCCATATCCTGCGCAACGAACCGTTCATCAACGCGGTGAACATTCCGCCGGTTGCACCTAGCGTGATGAACAAGCTGCAGCCGTACTTCACCCTCGGCGAGAAGCTGGGCAGCTTCGCTACTCAGATTACAGACGGGGCGATCCGCGAGATCCATGTGGAGTATGCCGGTGATCTCTCGGATGTGGATACCCAGCCGCTTACCCGTTATGTCGTCAAAGGTGTGCTCACCCGCCACTTCGCCGGAGATGTGAACATCGTCAACTCGATGCATCTGGCGAAGACCCGTGACGTGAACGTAGTGGTGACCAAGGCTTCCAAAACCAAAGGCTTCACCAATCTCATCACGGTAACACTCAAGGCTGAGCATGATGAAGAGCGTCTGGTTGCCGGTACCCTGCTGCAGGGCTACGGCGAACGTATCGTTAAGGTCAACAAGTTCCCGGTCGATATTGCTCCTGAAGGCCATCAGCTGGTCATCTCGCATAACGATAAGCCGGGTATCATCGGACTCGTCGGTACTCTGCTTGGCGAGAACGGCGTCAATATCGCATCCATGCAGGTTGGCCGTACCATCATCGGCGGAGCCGCCATCATGCTCCTGACCGTTGATAAGGGTGTGCCGAAGGAGGTCCTGGTGAAGCTGGCCGGACTGCCGGAGATCAACACCGCTGAGGAGATCATTCTGCTCTAA
- the glpK gene encoding glycerol kinase GlpK: MILSLDQGTTSSRAILFDAEAEVISQGQYEIKQSFPRPGWVEHDPEQIWESQLAAARDAIAASSEPADHITAIGITNQRETALIWDKITGEPIYPAIVWQDRRTADQCEELKSRGMAGVIADKTGLVIDAYFSATKLAWILDHVPGARDRAAKGELLAGTIDTWLIWKLTGGAVHATDVTNASRTMMYNLHERQWDEELMDMLRIPPSILPEVRMSGGDFGFCNQQWFGLEIPIRSVLGDQQAALFGHTCLEAGSAKNTYGTGCFILMNTGTEAVASSHGLLTTVAWGMGDDLYYALEGSVFVAGAAVQWLQEGLGLIVAPADSEEKASEVDESEGVVVVPAFTGLGAPYWDMYARGAIFGLTRGTTSAHLVRATLESLAFQSRDVIDAMQKDAGMPLTGLRVDGGAVRNNLLMQFQADILGSEVTRTTYAETTALGAALLAGLTSGVWTREQLESFNTAEKVFSPQMEPEERERRYRAWQDAVSRTMGWEKHESKHEGRL, translated from the coding sequence ATGATCTTATCCTTGGACCAAGGTACTACCAGCTCACGGGCAATTCTCTTTGATGCAGAGGCGGAAGTGATCTCGCAGGGGCAATATGAGATCAAGCAATCCTTTCCCCGCCCGGGCTGGGTTGAGCATGACCCGGAGCAGATCTGGGAGAGTCAGCTTGCAGCAGCCAGAGATGCCATTGCAGCAAGCTCCGAACCGGCTGATCACATAACGGCTATCGGCATTACCAACCAGCGGGAGACGGCACTCATCTGGGATAAAATTACAGGCGAGCCGATCTATCCGGCAATTGTCTGGCAGGACCGGCGGACAGCAGATCAATGTGAGGAGCTGAAGTCACGCGGGATGGCCGGAGTCATTGCGGACAAGACGGGGCTGGTCATTGACGCGTATTTCTCGGCGACTAAGCTGGCGTGGATTCTGGATCATGTACCGGGAGCAAGAGACCGGGCAGCCAAGGGAGAGCTCTTGGCAGGGACAATAGACACCTGGCTGATCTGGAAGCTGACCGGAGGCGCTGTTCACGCTACAGACGTTACTAATGCTTCAAGAACGATGATGTATAACCTGCATGAGCGTCAGTGGGATGAAGAGCTGATGGACATGCTGCGTATTCCGCCGTCCATTCTGCCGGAGGTGAGGATGTCGGGCGGAGATTTCGGGTTCTGTAACCAGCAGTGGTTCGGTCTGGAGATTCCTATCCGGTCGGTGCTGGGAGATCAGCAGGCAGCACTCTTTGGCCATACCTGCCTGGAAGCCGGCAGTGCCAAGAATACCTATGGAACAGGCTGCTTCATCCTCATGAATACTGGCACTGAAGCTGTGGCATCCAGTCACGGCCTGTTGACCACGGTAGCCTGGGGCATGGGCGATGATCTCTATTATGCTCTGGAGGGCAGTGTGTTCGTAGCTGGAGCGGCTGTACAGTGGCTGCAAGAGGGGCTGGGGCTGATTGTTGCGCCCGCTGACTCGGAAGAGAAGGCCAGCGAAGTGGATGAGAGTGAAGGGGTTGTGGTGGTACCGGCCTTTACCGGACTGGGTGCGCCTTACTGGGATATGTATGCGCGTGGCGCCATATTCGGCTTGACGCGGGGCACCACCTCTGCCCACCTGGTAAGGGCGACGCTGGAATCCCTGGCCTTCCAGTCCCGTGATGTCATCGATGCCATGCAGAAGGACGCCGGCATGCCGCTCACCGGCCTGAGAGTGGACGGGGGGGCGGTGCGCAACAATCTGCTAATGCAGTTCCAGGCCGATATTCTGGGCAGCGAGGTGACACGTACAACCTATGCCGAGACTACGGCACTTGGTGCTGCGCTGCTCGCCGGACTCACCTCCGGGGTATGGACCCGTGAGCAGCTGGAGAGCTTCAACACCGCTGAGAAGGTATTCTCGCCGCAGATGGAGCCTGAAGAGCGGGAACGCAGATACCGCGCCTGGCAGGATGCTGTGTCGCGTACGATGGGCTGGGAGAAGCATGAGAGCAAGCACGAAGGCAGACTTTAA
- a CDS encoding carboxymuconolactone decarboxylase family protein: MKQNMNSGLDHFTDLSGDYGAKALAPIKEHFPELAEYIMGNAYGDIFQRTTIGSDWKEIAVISSLITMGQYEQLGVHYVMALRVGMTIEQIKGVLLHLTPCVGAPRVISAFNVLLDTLEEIKEKSS, encoded by the coding sequence ATGAAGCAGAACATGAACAGCGGACTCGATCATTTCACTGATCTCTCAGGAGATTACGGGGCCAAAGCCCTGGCTCCGATCAAAGAGCATTTCCCGGAATTAGCCGAGTATATCATGGGCAACGCCTATGGTGATATTTTTCAGCGGACCACAATTGGCTCTGACTGGAAAGAGATCGCGGTGATCTCGTCTCTGATTACGATGGGGCAATATGAGCAGTTAGGGGTTCATTATGTAATGGCGCTCCGCGTTGGCATGACCATCGAGCAGATCAAGGGGGTGCTGCTGCATCTAACTCCTTGCGTCGGTGCCCCCCGGGTGATTTCAGCCTTTAATGTGCTGCTGGATACCCTGGAGGAGATCAAAGAAAAATCTTCATAA
- a CDS encoding ATP-binding protein, with product MNFWRSLVGKLWITIIFLVAVVLITLGLFLLPYIDSNFTNSGAIKRLFMYTCMIGFSLTTFFALFLFTKITQPMQQVIEAANDIRRGEYGTRLTLVTSDEIGQLATSFNHMAEELEENIRSLNNEKGHLSSVLRSMSDAVITFDIEGRIILTNPHGQTLLETWSDLAWEEEEDNGPVPKASASSEVPPPLRPLFLSTLENGGDQRSNVHVRQGVWSVHMAPLYSEDHLRGAVAVLRDVTEEVRLEKMRRDFVANVSHEIRTPLSMMQGYSEALLDGMASSPEESSELVQVIHDESLRMGRLVKDLLDLARMEAGHTDMLKAQVDVGELLERVYRKFSVRAKERDIMLELKRPEQKLLLGAADEDKLEQVLTNLLDNAFRHTPADRRISILAGTVVLEGRSLVEIAIRDQGAGINPEDLPFIFERFYKADKARLRGESGGTGLGLAIVKNIVESHHGSIYASSKLGEGTTFTLRLPVEKQ from the coding sequence GTGAACTTCTGGAGAAGCCTAGTCGGTAAGCTGTGGATCACGATTATCTTTCTGGTTGCTGTCGTGCTCATTACACTCGGGCTGTTCCTGCTGCCTTACATCGACAGTAATTTCACCAATTCCGGGGCAATCAAGCGCTTGTTCATGTATACGTGCATGATTGGGTTCTCGCTGACCACCTTCTTTGCCCTGTTCCTGTTCACGAAGATCACTCAGCCGATGCAGCAGGTTATTGAGGCAGCGAATGACATCCGCCGCGGCGAATATGGAACAAGACTGACCCTGGTCACGAGCGATGAGATCGGCCAGCTCGCCACATCGTTTAACCACATGGCAGAAGAGCTGGAAGAGAATATACGCAGTCTGAATAATGAAAAAGGGCATTTATCCAGTGTCCTGCGCAGTATGAGCGATGCGGTGATTACCTTCGATATCGAAGGCCGGATCATCCTCACCAATCCGCATGGCCAGACCCTCCTCGAAACGTGGAGTGATCTTGCCTGGGAGGAGGAAGAGGATAACGGACCTGTTCCGAAGGCCTCTGCTTCCAGCGAGGTCCCGCCGCCGCTGCGTCCATTATTCCTCAGCACCCTTGAGAACGGGGGCGATCAGCGCTCCAATGTCCATGTCCGGCAGGGGGTATGGTCGGTGCACATGGCACCGCTCTATTCCGAAGATCATCTGCGCGGCGCCGTTGCTGTTCTGCGTGATGTGACGGAAGAGGTGCGACTGGAGAAGATGCGGCGTGATTTCGTGGCGAATGTATCCCATGAGATCCGCACCCCGCTCTCGATGATGCAGGGCTATAGTGAAGCGCTGCTGGACGGAATGGCCTCCTCACCGGAGGAGAGCAGTGAGCTGGTTCAGGTTATTCATGATGAATCCTTGCGTATGGGCCGTCTGGTGAAGGATCTGCTGGACTTGGCACGAATGGAAGCAGGGCATACGGATATGCTTAAAGCTCAGGTCGATGTGGGAGAATTGTTGGAGCGGGTGTACCGCAAATTCTCCGTCAGAGCCAAGGAGCGGGATATTATGCTTGAACTGAAGCGGCCGGAGCAGAAGCTGCTGCTGGGGGCTGCCGATGAAGACAAGCTGGAGCAGGTGCTGACCAATCTGCTGGATAATGCCTTCCGCCATACTCCGGCTGACCGGAGAATCTCCATTCTGGCAGGCACAGTAGTACTGGAAGGCAGAAGTCTGGTGGAGATCGCGATCAGAGACCAGGGGGCCGGAATCAATCCCGAGGATCTGCCGTTCATCTTCGAACGCTTCTACAAAGCCGATAAAGCCCGCCTGCGCGGAGAATCGGGCGGTACGGGGCTGGGGCTGGCGATCGTGAAGAATATCGTCGAATCGCATCACGGCAGTATTTATGCCTCCAGCAAGCTAGGAGAAGGCACCACATTTACCCTGCGGCTTCCTGTCGAAAAACAGTAA